Proteins encoded together in one Anopheles darlingi chromosome 3, idAnoDarlMG_H_01, whole genome shotgun sequence window:
- the LOC125957254 gene encoding histone PARylation factor 1-like produces MDKPACKYGAGCYQKNPAHKEKYSHPPKQVEATETEEPGKAATTTNATPTGQTGSTKRLFSEEQLDEDLKRCKRPPTPEKDDNNAEEADSRHEYHGMERQRYRLPEVPIDVGMMSDLYDPQIEYSKRAEYKELCDDPKEFIRHKFLVTMPPCFDSLWEFCKEVAGSERKPEDVFDSIGLRLVGPFDVLAGKFKDVKIHEPGDYLRHWRFFYDPPEFQTVLVKKGTGLHYGYWRDDPTNADGLVAFNDVSKGCEFKIIGENVFDAVLHFLNENASVTPFNKGPINSMKKRIEEWTSAKGISLQGGEKIKARSKLIVCKTFHKAGLVVPFDRKKELGYRPLLESDANLRKMLSKFNNIDRAKEKEKFQGLMMELQALITAANIAVDECDFGTALELALDLFCHGTTNLHEVMKPLFFTGYSMVQRPQYIAIIKSHLDNRRQGTNLDLLANS; encoded by the exons ATGGATAAACCAGCTTGCAAGTACGGTGCTGGTTGTTATCAGAAAAATCCGGCACACAAGGAAAAGTATTCACACCCTCCGAAGCAAGTGGAGGCCACTGAAACAGAGGAACCCGGCAAagcggcaacgacgaccaaCGCAACTCCGACCGGCCAAACTGGCTCCACGAAGCGACTCTTTAGCGAGGAACAGCTTGACGAGGATTTGAAACGCTGCAAACGGCCCCCAACACCGGAAAAGGATGATAATAATGCGGAGGAAGCGGATAGCCGGCACGAGTATCATGGAATGGAACGACAGCGCTACCGGTTACCCGAGGTTCCGATCGACGTTGGCATGATGAGCGATCTGTACGATCCGCAGATCGAGTATTCGAAGCGAGCCGAATACAAAGAGCTCTGCGATGATCCCAAAGAGTTTATCAGGCACAAGTTTCTCGTCACGATGCCCCCGTGTTTCGATTCCCTGTGGGAGTTTTGCAAGGAAGTAGCAGGCAGTGAGAGAAAACCGGAAGAcgtgttcgattcgattggccTTCGTCTAGTAGGCCCGTTCGACGTGTTGGCTGGCAAGTTCAAGGATGTGAAGATACACGAACCCGGTGATTATCTACGCCACTGGCGTTTCTTCTACGATCCTCCAGAATTCCAGACGGTGCTCGTGAAGAAAGGTACCGGTTTGCACTACGGCTATTGGCGTGATGATCCCACCAACGCAGACGGGTTGGTAGCGTTTAACGATGTCAGCAAAGGATGTGAATTCAAAATCATCGGCGAAAACGTGTTCGATGCCGTGCT ccATTTTCTTAACGAAAATGCAAGCGTTACCCCGTTCAATAAGGGGCCGATCAACAGCATGAAGAAACGCATTGAAGAATGGACTTCCGCGAAAGGCATTTCGCTGCAGGGTGGCGAGAAGATCAAGGCTCGCAGTAAGCTGATCGTATGCAAAACGTTCCACAAGGCCGGTCTAGTGGTGCCGTtcgatagaaaaaaagaactcGGCTATCGACCGCTGTTGGAAAGTGACGCCAATCTGCGTAAGATGCTGTCCAAGTTTAATAACATCGACCGGgctaaagaaaaagagaaatttcAAGGACTGATGATGGAGCTGCAGGCGTTAATAACGGCAGCGAATATTGCGGTGGATGAGTGTGATTTTGGAACGGCGCTGGAACTAGCATTGGATCTGTTTTGCCACGGAACCACAAATTTACATGAAGTAATGAAACCCCTGTTCTTTACCGGTTATTCGATGGTTCAGCGTCCGCAGTACATCGCAATCATTAAG TCGCACCTTGATAATCGACGCCAAGGAACAAATCTGGATTTGCTGGCTAATTCATAG
- the LOC125953579 gene encoding ATP-dependent RNA helicase DDX42, protein MNRNRGNFSFQMRRPGHQQQQQQQQTQKDQNRSYSLNAVPPPSSLCGRAPGVPPPKSYNQGPGVSKHGYHTIESMYQYSNPSQYTVGKRRGRTEDEYFDEEDEPAGQLEYIPAPGSPSAAESSDRKKASSDEEDEDPLDAFMAGIEEQVKMENKKIPQPNVDPKKGTRGDIDDEDDEESYYRYMQENPNAGVMDEGSDAELEYDEDGNPIPPPKRREIDPLPAIDHSDIDYAKFEKNFYIPHEDIVNLPYGKIQELRNTLGVKVSGPSPPNPVTSFAHFGFDESLMKAIRKSEYSQPTPIQAQAIPAALGGRDIIGIAKTGSGKTAAFLWPMLVHIMDQRELGPGDGPIGLILAPTRELSLQIYGEAKKFGKVYNISVCCCYGGGSKWEQSKALEQGAEIVVATPGRMIDMVKMKATNLRRVTYLVLDEADKMFNMGFEPQVRSICNHIRPDRQTLLFSATFKKRVEKLARDVLTDPVRIIHGDLGEANADVAQRVVLLPNVQAKWNWLLANLVQMLSEGSVLIFVTKKADAEQVANSLRVKENEVVLLHGDMDQSERNSVITRFKRREVDMMVATDVAARGLDIPHIRTVVNYDIARDIDTHTHRIGRTGRAGEKGTAYTLITDKDKEFSGHLVRNLEGANQEVPEELLKLAMQSSWFRNSRFKQTNKGKNLNVGGAGLGFRQRPVHRGPLSRPDGQPSGAGSSSDSSAGPSAGSSKGPATDRLSAMRETFRAHYNAQFKASTDRTWENTVPEGGVFVKPSLPGSDNTSNNEQQDEQPPQGDMDNDSIPRKKRSRWN, encoded by the exons ATGAATCGGAATCGAGGCAATTTCAGCTTCCAGATGCGCCGTCCcggccatcaacagcagcagcagcagcagcaaacacagaaAGACCAAAACCGCAGCTACTCGTTGAACGCTGTCCCACCACCGAGTTCGTTATGTGGCCGAGCACCCGGAGTACCACCGCCCAAGTCGTACAATCAGGGTCCCGGCGTGTCCAAGCACGGCTATCACACCATCGAATCCATGTACCAGTACTCTAACCCCTCCCAGTACACAGTTGGCAAGCGCCGGGGTCGCACCGAAGACGA ATACTTTGATGAAGAGGATgaaccggccggccagttGGAGTACATTCCGGCGCCTGGGTCCCCGTCGGCGGCCGAATCCAGC GACCGGAAGAAAGCATCGtccgacgaggaggatgaggatccGCTGGACGCGTTCATGGCAGGCATCGAAGAGCAGGTGAAGATGGAGAACAAGAAAATCCCCCAACCGAACGTCGATCCCAAAAAGGGCACCCGCGGCGACAttgacgatgaagacgacgaagagagCTACTATCG ATACATGCAGGAGAACCCGAACGCAGGTGTGATGGATGAGGGATCGGATGCTGAGTTGGAGTATGATGAAGATGGTAATCCCATTCCTCCGCCAAAGCGACGTGAAATCGATCCACTGCCTGCAATCGATCACTCCGATATCGATTACGCAAAGTTTGAGAAGAATTTCTACATCCCGCACGAGGACATCGTGAATTTGCCGTACGGAAAGATACAGGAGCTACGTAACACGCTCGGGGTGAAGGTGAGCGGTCCGTCTCCACCGAACCCGGTCACCAGCTTTGCGCACTTCGGGTTCGATGAATCGCTGATGAAAGCGATCCGAAAATCGGAATACAGCCAACCGACGCCTATCCAGGCACAAGCCATACCCGCCGCCCTCGGCGGACGCGATATCATCGGTATCGCCAAGACTGGAAGCGGTAAAACGGCGGCTTTTCTGTGGCCGATGCTTGTACACATAATGGATCAACGGGAGCTCGGTCCAGGTGATGGTCCGATCGGGCTCATTCTAGCACCGACGCGCGAACTGTCCCTGCAGATCTACGGTGAGGCGAAGAAGTTTGGCAAAGTGTACAACATCAgtgtctgctgttgctacggTGGAGGCTCGAAATGGGAGCAAAGTAAGGCGCTGGAGCAGGGTGCCGAGATTGTGGTGGCCACACCAGGCCGTATGATCGATATGGTAAAGatgaaagcgacgaaccttcgGCGCGTGACCTACCTCGTGCTGGACGAGGCAGACAAAATGTTCAATATGGGCTTTGAGCCACAGGTACGCTCAATCTGTAATCACATCCGTCCCGATCGCCAGACGTTGCTGTTCAGCGCCACATTTAAGAAGCGAGTCGAGAAACTGGCCCGCGACGTGCTAACCGATCCAGTGCGCATCATCCACGGTGATCTAGGGGAGGCGAATGCCGATGTTGCCCAACGCGTGGTACTACTGCCGAACGTGCAGGCAAAGTGGAACTGGTTGTTGGCTAACCTGGTGCAGATGCTATCGGAGGGAAGTGTCCTGATTTTCGTGACCAAGAAAGCGGACGCAGAGCAAGTGGCCAATAGTTTGCGGGTGAAGGAGAACGAAGTAGTGTTGCTGCACGGCGATATGGACCAATCGGAGCGTAACTCCGTCATAACGCGGTTCAAACGACGCGAGGTCGATATGATGGTGGCGACCGATGTGGCCGCCCGTGGTCTCGACATACCGCACATTCGCACCGTGGTCAACTACGACATTGCGCGCGACAttgacacgcacacgcatcggATTGGACGAACGGGTCGCGCCGGTGAGAAAGGTACGGCCTACACGCTGATAACGGATAAGGATAAGGAGTTTTCCGGCCATCTGGTACGCAATCTGGAAGGCGCCAACCAGGAGGTACCCGAAGAGCTGCTGAAACTGGCCATGCAAAGCTCGTGGTTTAGGAACAGTCGATTCAAGCAGACCAACAAGGGCAAAAATCTGaacgttggtggtgctggtttaGGTTTCCGGCAGCGACCCGTGCACCGGGGACCGCTCAGCCGTCCCGATGGTCAACCTTCTGGGGCCGGCAGCTCATCGGATTCATCAGCCGGTCCGTCAGCGGGCTCTTCCAAGGGTCCGGCAACGGATCGTCTGTCGGCAATGCGGGAAACGTTCCGGGCGCACTACAATGCACAGTTTAAAGCTTCCACCGATCGCACCTGGGAAAATACCGTCCCCGAGGGTGGAGTTTTCGTGAAACCATCGCTCCCCGGGAGCGACAACACTAgcaacaacgagcagcaggatgagCAGCCACCCCAAGGGGATATGGATAACGATTCTATTCCTCGCAAGAAGCGAAGTCGCTGGAATTAG